A DNA window from Pseudorasbora parva isolate DD20220531a chromosome 19, ASM2467924v1, whole genome shotgun sequence contains the following coding sequences:
- the LOC137048394 gene encoding E3 ubiquitin-protein ligase TRIM39-like has translation MKRRRVMAGSSQKRQKKSKRDADVPPLTSSSSGRLTKDIQCSICLDVFTNPVTTSCGHNFCKTCLNKCWDNSQTCSCPYCKEKFEHRPDLKINTTLRELVVYYKNKSPEKKPEVMCDVCEDRKLKALKSCLVCQSSYCETHLEPHLRVAGLQKHKLINPVRNLEDYICQKHERPLELFCKDDQMCVCLSCTEGEHKNHNTVPLEEMIQDTQHMIQDRIKKIQDIKHSAEIRKRNSEKEKAARVELFTDLIRSIERCQTELLEMMEEKQKALEKQEEELIEELEQEITELKMRNTELEQLSHTEDHLHLLQIYSSLCSSRNTRNWSEISVKTDESLETLRRALTQLQDTLLKKFTQTDLKRMQQYAVDVTLDPDTAHPYLILSDDGKQVRHGDILQKVPYKPERFDRFLNVLGKEGFSSGRFYFEVQVKGKTDWTLGVARESVNRKDVIQLSPNNGYWTVALRNGNEYGAFAGPDVFLSLRVKPQRVGVFVDYEEGLVSFYDVESSSHIYSFTAQSFTEKLYPYFSPYPNNGGKNSTPLIITPVKYNK, from the exons atgaaaagaAGAAGAGTAATGGCCGGATCTTCacagaaaagacaaaaaaaaagtaaaagggATGCAGATGTTCCTCCAT TGACGTCTTCCTCCAGTGGTCGACTGACTAAGGATATTCAGTGCTCTATATGTCTGGACGTGTTCACTAATCCAGTCACCACTTCATGTGGACACAACTTCTGCAAGACCTGTCTGAATAAGTGCTGGGACAACagccagacctgcagctgtccaTATTGTAAAGAAAAATTCGAGCACAGACCTGATCTCAAGATTAATACCACACTCAGAGAGCTCGTcgtttattataaaaataaaagtcctgAGAAAAAACCTGAAGTTATGTGTGACGTCTGTGAGGACAGAAAGCTGAAAGCCCTGAAGTCGTGTCTGGTGTGTCAGAGCTCTTACTGTGAAACTCACCTGGAGCCTCATTTGAGAGTGGCAGGTTTACAGAAACACAAACTGATCAATCCTGTGAGGAATCTGGAAGACTATATCTGTCAGAAACATGAGAGACCTCTGGAGCTGTTCTGTAAAGAtgatcagatgtgtgtgtgtctgtcctgCACTGAAGGAGAACACAAGAACCACAACACTGTTCCTTTAGAAGAG ATGATCCAAGACACGCAGCATATGATCCAGGACAGAATCAAGAAAATTCAAGACATCAAACACTCAGCAGAAATCAGAAAA AGAAACTCAGAGAAGGAGAAAGCAGCCCGTGTTGAGCTCTTCACTGATCTCATCCGCTCCATTGAGAGATGTCAGACTGAACTGCTGGAGATGATGGAGGAGAAGCAGAAAGCTTTGGAGAAACAGGAGGAAGAGCTCATTGAAGAGCTGGAGCAGGAGATCACTGAGCTAAAGATGAGAAACACTGAGCTGGAGCAGCTCTCACACACTGAAGATCACCTCCACCTCCTACAG ATTTACTCATCCCTGTGCAGCTCTAGAAACACCAGGAACTGGTCTGAGATCAGTGTGAAGACTGATGAGAGTCTGGAGACTCTGAGGAGAGCTCTGACTCAACTGCAGGACACTCTACTAAAGAAATTTACTCAAACTG ATCTGAAGAGGATGCAGCAGTATGCAG TGGATGTGACTCTGGATCCTGACACAGCTCATCCTTATCTCATCCTGTCTGATGATGGAAAACAAGTGAGACATGGAGACATTTTGCAGAAAGTCCCATACAAACCAGAGAGATTTGATAGATTTTTAAATGTCCTGGGAAAGGAGGGATTCTCCTCAGGGAGATTTTATTTTGAGGTGCAGGTGAAGGGAAAGACTGACTGGACTTTAGGAGTGGCCAGAGAATCTGTTAACAGGAAGGATGTGATCCAACTTAGTCCCAATAATGGATACTGGACTGTGGCTCTGAGAAATGGGAATGAATATGGCGCCTTTGCTGGTCCTGATGTCTTTCTGTCTCTAAGAGTGAAGCCGCAGCGGGTCGGTGTGTTTGTGGATTATGAGGAGGGTCTCGTCTCCTTTTATGATGTGGAGTCCAGCTCTCATATCTACTCTTTCACTGCTCAGTCTTTCACTGAAAAACTCTATCCATATTTTAGCCCATATCCAAACAATGGAGGTAAAAACTCAACTCCTCTGATCATCACACCTGTCAAATACAATAAATGA
- the smim13 gene encoding small integral membrane protein 13, with protein MWQSVGLTVLVIVATLICVLLFMLFGWYVVWQLFLSKFKFLRELVGDTGSPQTETEPSESESERSSPPTPRHRPKTARQRIVPPDSTT; from the exons ATGTGGCAGAGTGTTGGTTTGACGGTGTTGGTGATCGTGGCCACGCTGATATGTGTCCTCCTCTTCATGCTCTTCG GGTGGTATGTGGTGTGGCAGCTCTTCCTGTCTAAGTTTAAGTTCCTGCGGGAGTTGGTGGGCGACACCGGTTCCCCGCAGACCGAAACCGAGCCCTCCGAGTCCGAGAGCGAACGCAGCTCGCCTCCGACACCCCGCCACCGACCCAAGACCGCTCGCCAAAGGATCGTCCCTCCCGACAGCACTACATAG